The Proteiniphilum propionicum genome contains the following window.
ACATATCCGTCCATAGATGCAAGAACATGCCCTTCAGAAGCTGCAGTTCCATCGCCAGCAGGCGTAAATTCAACAAATTCACCCTTTGCCATTGCCACCTGAAGATCTTCGGCCAATTTTGGCAGGATCAGTTCGTCAACGATGTATTTCACAATTGGCATCTGATCAGGTGTCAGATTTTCATCATACATGTAACCCAAATACTGATCAATTATATCAGCAGGTTTAATTGGCTGGTTCACTTTCAAGAAGAAATTCTTAATAGTGATAGGTGAGAAAGTTACTTTACCGGAAGGTGTCCAGTAGGGAGTGAATTGCTGAAGTACAGAATCGATGTCAGCCTGAGCCGCACGCCATTCAGTTTTATCAGTTACGATAGTGGTCATGAATTGAGTGTCTGTCAGATCACCCATGAGAGAGCGCATGATATCCACTTTTCCACCGGCTACATACTTACCAAACTCAGTTTGAAGTTCGGCTGTATCAATTGTTGTGTCGGTTGAATACATTGCACCAACATCACCACGAAAATACGCGTCAACGTATTTATTGTGAGCATACCCCATATTGGGCTTGAATTCTCTTTTTACGCCCATATTACCTACAGGAATTTCTTTTGGTTTGTCTGTTTCTTCTGTTTTAGAAAGTAATTCAACTTTCTTTTCAAGTTCTGCCTTTTCAGCGGCAGTTTCCTTTTTGCTGCTTAAAGCGGCATCGAGATCCGTTTTCATTTTGTCGAGCTGACTTCTCAGCGCGATCACATCTTCAGACTCAGCATCAATTTTAACACCGGCCTTTTCGGCTTCTGCCAATTCAGTTTCGAATTTGGTGACAAATTTGTCGCCCCATTCTTCTGTCAGCTTAGCCTTCATATCATCAGTTAAGAATGAACTACCTTCCTTATTTACAGGAAGCTGGCTCATTCCTAATTTTGATAGAACTAATGCAAGAATTTGTTTAAACATTTCAATAAAATTTAGGAGTTCGTATATTTATTAATTAAGCTACTCTCACGTAATTTGCGTGCCCTGGCAATTGAGAAATCAAGATCACCTATAGCGTGTATCATTCCATTTTTAAGTGCAGCATCTGCATAAAATGTTTTTCCGGAAAGGATCCCTTCAACCTTAGTGTCAAGTCCTGGCATATTTTCAGTAACTGCTTTCTGAAATCTAACTGCGAGCGGATCCAGCATTTCCTCTTTGATCATGTCATATTTACCCTGAATTGCAAGCTCAAGAGGTTGGTTCTTATGCTCACTTAGGTTTGAATATATACGATGTTCTTTAATTCCTTCCTTTTCGTAGTATTTATGATAATCTCGGAATGACATCATCACACCAATTGAGCCGAATTCTGCACTAATATCATTGTCGGCATGAATTTCATTGCAATAGGTAGCAACAAAGTAGGCAGCACTGGCACACAGGTCACATGATGCTACTACCGGTTTGCCTTTTTCACGTGCAAGCTGTATAACATCAACCAATGGAGCAATGGAGTCAATTGCCCCACCGCCTGAATCAATTCGTAAAACTATGCTGGTAATTCTGTCGTGTTCAACTGCCTTTCGGATAGAAGCTGCAATTTCTGTAGTGCCGTAATGACTTAATGAGCCTTGCTTTAACATGATACCTTCAATCAAGAAAACTGCCGTAGTGTCGTATGGAATTCCTTCCGGTATATCTTGAGCCACTGGAATGGCACCGTTAGTAGATATTATTGAATAAGAAAAAGGTTTATTGTCCGACAAAATTGAAGTCTCACCAGCGAAACCTCTCTTGAGGATCTTATCAATTATTTCGCTTGTTTCAATATCAACTCTGTGGTCGATAAACCATTTTCCACGAAGTAAGGTAGTTATTAAATAATTCGATTTCATTGTAAAAGCTTTTATACTGCAATTTTACAATGAAATCGGTGCATTCAAAAGGACTGCATTATTTTAGCCTTTTCGGCAGATGTGCGTTTTGAATACAAATTTGTTCCTGGTAAAACACCCGCATTTTCTTGTGATAATACAACAGGATTTTCAGTATTACCTACAACCCTATTTTCACCATTAGTATACACTATTAGTAAAAGAACAGGTTTTGAAACAATATCGTTAAGCTGTTTATCAATTTCTGCACTTTTACCCAAAATGCGAATATTGATTTCCTGATTAATCATTTCTCCTTTTATAGGCTCCTCTTCTTTGAGTTCAGCACTCAAAAAATCAAGTGGCTCCCAACTTGTAGTTACTTGCACCCAATCCTGCCCCGGTACATCTATCATCGAACATTCACTTGCAGGGCTGTAATATATTTTACAGATGCTGTTTCTTAAATCTTGGTTGCTACGCTTCATATCAGTGAAATTGTTAATTGATTTGTTTGATTTTATTCACATTTCAGTGAAATTGTTTTTAACTCATTGAATTATAGATGCTTCTATCGATTTTGCGATTGATTCTCTAAAACGGTAACGATTTCTGTAATCTAATTTCTTCACCTGATCGAAATTCAATTGATTATTCTTAATGTTGTAAGCCTGAAGGAACCCATTTATAATGTCCACCTGCTTAAATTTCTTTTCATATCCGATAGAGAAGTAATCTTTAATTCTCCTTTGAAATTCTGCCTCTATGTAGTTGATAATTTGTACGTGCTTCCATGTAGTAACATGAATGAAGTTGTATTTAAGGATGTAGGCACTATTTGACTTGAGTGGGATGATCATCTTCACCGGAAACATATACTCTTTTTCCTTAACCGGTTTGTCGGATACTGACCACATAGTGTTAATGTAACGCCCTATGTCGTGCCTTTCTGTTAGCAGTATTGCGCCATCTTCAGTGCTGTTAAATTCATGCAGCATGAAGTCGTGCAAAATTGGTTTTAGGTTGATTGTAATGTATGGTCTATTGTCGTTCATAAGTAGTGAAAAAAAATAATATTCTCGTAATTTTAATTTACTTACTACATACTACAAGATGTATATCTAATTGAAATATAGGCATTTGTATTGAAGTATGCAAGCAAACACCTAAAAAATTGTAGTAACTTTGTAGTAACTTGTTTAAACAGCCTACTACACAGCAAACATAATACTGTAATAGATTTGAAAGTGGTTGTAGTAAGTAGTGAGCTTTTTTTGTAAATAAAATATTTACGTGCATAAAAAAATATATATTATTATAACTATCTAATAATAAGTATATTATACATATAATACATGCATCACCCATCATCATACCCATAATCATTAAAAATTAAATTTAACTCTATACTTATACTCAGGGTAATTCTTTTTTGGTCCGCGCTTAGATTCTTTTTTAAATCCTAAAGAACTTAATGCTTTACCTACTGTCTGAGGTGTAACTCTCATTCGATCGGCCGACAGAATCTTTCTTTCCTTCCTTAACCGGTGTACAATATCGCTTGCTGTAAGCCATTCGGCTTCTTCGTCTTCTTCATCATCAGGAGGGAGTATATAAAGCTTCACATACTTCTCTTCGTCTGTCTGGATAAGGTATCTTTGATTGTACTCCTGCAGCTCCTGAATGTATTCATCGCTGTAGAATGGATCAAACTCTGAGTTTTCGTACAACATCAATGCTTCAGCCCACATTTGATCAACTTTAACTCGCTGAGAGTAGCGTTTATCAATCTTCTCGACCTCTATTGTGCCGTATCGGCTAGTACCGTGATTTTGCGTCAGGAAACCGCCCATTTCTGCTGTACGGTTAGCTGTGAACATTGGCACTGCAACCCTGTTACGTTCCGTTGGAAACTCATCGTTACGTCTTTGCACCAAGATCATTTGCGAGCGTGTATACTTTTTAAATTCTTCTATCCTGGCCGTACCTTTATTAATACCTACCAGATCATCAAAGCAAACTATCAGATAGCGTGTGAAAACATCGGATAATGAAAATCTACTGTCATTCTCAGGCTGAACATAGTATCCCTCGAGCGATTCAGGCAGAAAGAAGCGGGTTAAAAATGTTTTTCCGATATATTCCTCCATTGATATAAAACCGAGTGCTACAGCGTTAGGAATTCCATCCTTCCACTGGGCCACGCTTGCAACCATCCATTTACGAATAAGGAAATTCATACGTTCACGATAATAGTCAGGCTCTTTATCAAATGATCTCGGAGTTATATGGTTACAAAGCTTGTCTATGTGACTCTCACCTTTATACGTCCCTCTTATCTTATCAAAATAATTAAGTATAGGATTCTCCTGGTCAAAATAATTCTGATCTCTAAGCATGATGCGAAGATCTGTTCTTGAAATTGATTTTCCAATACCTTTAAGATATAGGTACAAAGTGTCCATTGTTGGTTGGTACCGGTATCTGCTTTTATCTTTACTTTCAATGCTAAATTTGCTTGGATCCAGACATGATGTCCTCACAACAAATGCCTCGTTAATGGTGTCTACAATGTCCTGTATACGATCATCCACGAATTCCAGGGCACCGGCGTTAATCTCAGGTAGTTTAATTATGCTCATTTGTTAATATCTGAATTTTGTGAAGTGTATAATTGCCATTGGCTTATTCAAATCGTATCCCTTAAACCACTCCTTAAAGTCATCAAAAATTAGTCCGTCATTTTTAGCAATTCTGTCGTCAGCTTTAAAACAGTCACGTATACTCGCTAAATGCTCTACACCCGCATCATCGCGTAAATCTACTATCTGCAACCCAATCCCATCTTCTTTCGTCAATCTCGCAAATTCAATCTGTTTGCTCTTGTATGGTTTGCCGCTCCAATATCGCAACGACAAACACGCTTTGCCTTTCTCTATCTCCTTAAATCGCTTTTTCCATAGAGGATAATTTGCACGAATTGTGTGAAGTTTAGGTGATATATCCTGCCCAAATTCTTCATACACTTCTACCTTCCCTTTTCCTAACGCCCTGCCTATTTTTTCGATAAAATATGTCTGCTCCCCTTTACGATTGTGCGTGCTCGGAAATGTTCTACTCACTGTCAATACGTATGTTTTCATTTTTGATTTATTTATTCGCTAATTCTAATTTTTGCCTGTTTTTTAGAAATAGTCGGACTGTTGTTCTAATTTATTAAGTTTAAAACCACCCAAAGATCCAAGTTTCTGAATTTTTGGAATATGGTTCTGACATTGCGCTATTGTGCACAAAAGATTTCAGTTCACTGAATTTAGTTTTTAATTCTTCTGACGGGTTTTTGACAAAGAAAACAAGGCTCTCCCAGCCATCATCACATTTTTTGTCAAAGCCGTAAACCTTACATAATTCGGGATTTTTCCGTTCTTTCTCCTGCCATTCTCGCATATCTTCGGGCCATGACGGGATATCAAGTTCCGGAAGTACTGTTTTTTTTAATTCGTTGAATACTTTGTATGCATTCTGTACATTCTTGAAATTTAGTGCCATAATGTTATATTTATTTAATAATTATTTCGATCTCTCTCAAGCTTTGCCATGTTATTTATTATTTACTTAGTTCGTAATCATACACCCATACCCAAGGGTTGCTCTCCCACAGAATTGAGTTGATAATTGAGGCATACGCTTCTTGTGGAGTAATAAACCAAACATCATTTATCGTAGGATCATCAACTTCATATCCATATACACAGTGTGGTTCAATAGGTTGTCTAAATTGAATTACACCCTCTTTAATGCAATCATCATCGCTTATATTCTGCAATTTCTCTGCTCTAACTCCTGTAATCACAATGAAGTAACGTGCCGCACTTTCGGGCATGAATAGCTTGTTTATCTTTTTATCCCTATACTTGTTATATTTTTTATGAAATTCAAAAAGGTCGTCATAGTTGGCACAGAACCACGATGTATCTTCTGAATAGTCTTCTATTTTATCGTGTCCATAATAATAACCGTAACCTCCCGACCCTCGAAGAATAGCATACTGATATGGCTCTTTCAAAAACACCACTTCGCCTACCTTGAATCGGGGTTTAAACTCCTTATGTTCTCCTGTTTCTTCTACTGTTCCCCAAAAACCAGTCATATCGCTTGACATTGGGTAAATAGTGTGATTATGCAGCCCATCATCGTCAGGTTGTGGCGCAATGATTCTTCGTGTTTGTTTTTTCGACCCCTGAACTGTCCGGTTGAAATTTGGTTCTGTAAATAGTATTCCTTTCATAATTTTTCTATTTTTACAATTATATGTCTTAAATATCCGAAACTGGAACTATAAGCCTTTCTTATAGGGCAATAATTGCCTTCTTGCATTAGTTTGTCGTCATTAATAGGAAGATAAGATCCTAACCATATTGATGGTAAATGTGACTCTGGATTGACTTCTATTATCTTGCCGCTTTCATCGCAAATGAAACTTTGAAAATCTTGTCCTGAATTGACTAATGTTACTTTTATTTTATCCATGATCAATCCTCCTTTTCTTTACTTATATCTTCTATTGTTCTCATATTATTATTTTTGCAATTATTACTATTACCCATACAGCAATTAGCGCTGTAATTACTTTTGTTGCGATGTCAGCACCATGAGCAAAGAGGATGTTTTCTATCTTTTTCATGTTGTTAATATTGAGTGTTTAAAAAATAACAGCCGGAGCTTCACAGCTTAGGCTGTTGTATGAAAAAAAGTTATGTGTAAAACTGCTTTGCAATTAATAATGATCTGTATAGATTAGATCTGAATTCTATTATGTGCGTTGGTCCCGGAATCATGCAGGAAATGTTTATTATGATTGAATCAGAATTTCGATAATATCTATCAATAGCTTCTACATTGCTTTTAATTGTTCTCAGTATATCGTAGAATTCAATTGTGCTCACATTAAGACTGTCGAATCGTTCAAGCATCTGCTTAAGCTTTTGAGCTTTGCCGTGTGCAAGTTTGGATTCAGAATTGTTTGTACAGTATAATGAAAGCGTTAGTCTCATATTGTTTTAGATTTAGCCAGTTCTCTTATCTTCTCAATTGGTGAGTATCTCATCAGGCTAGGATGTTTGTTGTAATCAGGCAGCTGTGAGGGTGTGTCACGTCCTGATTGTTTTTGCTGTTCTTCAATTTCCTTTTCTATCTTAGTAAAAGCCTCTTTTCTCTCGTTGTTATAACCGAAAAAGCTCGATGAAATGCGTTGTGTGTCTATGCTTCCGTAGAACGTTCCGTAACGGCTATCAAGGATGTAATTGAAAAGAAGCTTCATATCCGATAGTCTGAAATGACTATATTTTGCGTAAAGGATATAAGAGAGTTGTTTGATCACTCCCGGCTGAAGGCCTTTGTTGATATTTAGAAAATCATTCAGGAAATTCAGCCAGCGTTCAAGGTATTCGTAACCGGCATAAGATTTCTTCAGCTTGTATAATTCTGTAAGAAGTTTAAGAGTAATATCTGAGGTAGTGTACACATCATTGAAGTTATTCACGAAGTCGTAATTCACTATCAGTTGCTCAGGTGACTGGTCCTGAAGAAATGCAGGCCAGCTTGGGTATCTATCAAATATTTGCTGTTTTAAATCACTCATGATCGTAAATTGTTAGTTGTACTGCGAATCCAAATTCATATAATTGTTTCTCTATATTGCTGTCTATTACATTAGGCCGGTAGATGGTGCGAGTCGGTGTTATTATTTTATATCCTTTCTTCCTGGCTCGGTAACATAAGTTATACCTGCGCTTAACGTGTGGATTAACTTTTGCCATAAAGCACAGATTTAATTGCTTTTACTATGTGTTTGTAAGTTGATTTATTTTTCAGCTTGATAATCAGAAAACCCTGGTCAAAGTTGATTCTGGTTACTTCAAGATTCGCTCCGTAGAGATTATTGATATCATCAGCCATTTGTGAAGTGATCTTCTTTGTTGTGAATACCTGGTATTTGTTATCTCTGGGGCGCTTGGATATAGAAGTAAAACTGTCTTCTGTTTTCAGAAATACGTGTGTCTCTTTGCTTAATTCTTTTAACATGATTATAAAGTGTTTCTATTTAATGTGAATGTTTCATCTTTTACTGGAGCTTCATCACCCGGCTCATCGTTATTAAATTGAAAATCCTTAGGTGCGAAAATTGATTTGTATCTGGATGTGATATAGAATTCAAGATATTCAAGTGCCGTTTCTTCATTTTTCTTAGAGATCCTAAAAAGCTTTTTTAATCGAAGTCTTTCTTCCACCGGTACCAGAACTATATTATATACTTCGAACAAGAATTCTTTATAATCGCTCCAAGCTTCAGAAAATTCAACACTATCAAAAGGCAGCTCAATTTCGTCACGCTCCGGATCAGGAACAAACATTCCAAATTCTTCAATTAACACGCCAATATTTTTAACATTGCGTTGAAAATTCTTTTTTATTTTATTTATGTCTGATCCATTTCTCAAGCCATTCATAACAACAGCGTCATCATCGATTAACTTTTGAATTGACTCCACCAGTACTTTCCACTTTTGTTTCATATCTTCTAATAAAATTGTGTAAATCTCTATCATTTACGCTATACAGTTCTTCTGCCTTATCAATTAAATAGCGCGTTTGTCGATTGTTTCTATTTGAGCACCATCCTATATCTCTTATGCTATAATTATTCATATATGCGAAGAGCATCCATGCCTTTCTTGCAGTTATCCAGGGCTCAGCTCTGCATCGCGAGCGAATTAGTGAGCGTTCATTGGGATCAAAAACTAAGTTGAATAATTTCTCTATCATAATACATCAGAAAAAGTTAAGTCTAATTCGTCTCTCCTGTTCCTAGATCTAAGTCTTTCTGTTACATTTGTACTTCTACGTGATCTGTTGCGTGTAAATGCATCTGTTGACTGCATGATATCACCAGACATATAAATAATTAACAAACAAACAGCTACAATATTTTTAAGTGGAGAAAGCTCCATACTTATGCCAAAATGTGTGCAGAAATACCAGGCAGAAAATTCATTAACGCTACGGCATTCTGTTTTTTCGAAAATATTGCGAACATGATTTTCAACCGTATGCACCGATATATATAATCGATCTGCTACTGTTTTTTTGCATGCTCCCCAGGCAAGTAATTTGCCAACCTGAGTTTCTCTTCTTGTTAACTTGGCCTCGGCATTCATGGCTATTCCCCCCAAACGTCAGATTTTTTTACTTTGTATTTCGCAAAAATCTTTTCAATAGCATCTTTCTCTTCAACATTAGGAATGATGTTGCCGTTAAGACGCTGATACCATTGCGAGCGGGCAGAAATACCCAATACTTCTTTTATCTCTTCTCTCGCTTTGCGGATATCCCGGTATGGGATCATGCCGTAACCCTTTTTAAAACTGTGGATGTTTTGAGTCTTGTTTGCCATATCTTTCAAAAAATAGTCTATATTTGCTATTTACAACTGTTCGTTTATTCCGTACATTTGTACCGTTTAAAACGAACACTTGCAAAGATAAACAACTGTTGGGATAAACCAACAAGTGTAGGGTTAAAATATGTGAATATGAACGATATTTCTGAAAGAATAAGGTATCTGGTTAATATTGAAGCTAATGGAAGTGCTGATAAATTTGGTGTGAAAACTGGGTTTTCTGGCCAAACTATAAGAAATGTCACAGAAACGAAGCGAAATAAACCGAGTTTAGACCTTGTAAGAAATATTTTGTCAACATTTGTTTATGTTAACCCTGATTGGTTATTGTTCGGCAAAGAGCCATTGAAAAGAAGAGATAACTCACCTGATAACAATATATCAGAATTAACACCAGAGTGGCTATTAAAGCGTATTGAGGAGTTGGCAATCGAGAATAATGATCTCAAGAAAGAGATATGCAGATTGACCAGCTCCAAAAAAAATGATCTGCAGAATGCTACTGCAGAACATGATATTTAATTAAGGTATAAGTATGAAAAACCCTACCGATTATATACCGATAAGGTGTAACTGTTTGAATGATAAGGTTAATTGTGGTGCGCCAGGTACCTCCAAGTTCATGATCCAGCACTGCTTGTTAGTGTTGGATTTTTTTATTTCTCTCTATATTTACTGCTTGACTGTTGACCGACAGGGTTGTTTTTACATAGGTTGCCTTCAAATATTCTATTTAAGTCATCTTCAGACAGAGTTGTTATGCTGTAGCCATCAAATCTCAATTTGTTGAGGGTCTCCATTTTTCTTGGTCCTGGATTATCTCCAATTATAACAAAATGAGTTTTTCTGGTTATATTAGAGTTGATATCTGCACCCATTAATTTTAACTTCCTCGCCATCTTTATTCTATCCGAAAAATCACCTGTGATTACCACCTTCCTGTCATAGAATGGACTTGATTTATCGGCTTTCGATAGATCTTTCTTATATAAATCCGGATCAAGTTTTTTATCAGCGTAAAGTCCTTTTTTGGGTTTGTCACGCTCTTTGTCAATAATTTGTTGATCCGGAGTAATTCCATTTATATGTTTTAACCAAATCTGTGCGGTTGCTCTCGCATCTTCCAATGCATTATGGTGGTTTACAAATTTAATATTGTAGGATTTTGCTAAAATTGGCAAGCTTATTTTACCACAATCTAAATCAAAGCAAGTATCACTGTAAGTGTAATCAGGTATTTCAATAAAATAATAGGAAAGCGTCTTATGTAGGATCGATCTATCCGTTGGTGCATTATGCATTACCAAATGTTGGTCGGAGAAATATTTTTCAATTTCTGGCCAAATCTCTTCGAAGGTGGGGGAGTTTTCCGTATGACTTGGATAAATCTTATGGATAATTTTTTGAGTTTCCCCGTATCTATTTCCTGGGGGTTGAATGAGATGGTAAACTTCTTCTACTGCTACATTGTTTTTAACGGCTACAATTCCAACAGAACATGCGAACTGATCGCTATCGGCATTTTCGAAATCAACGGCAACAAAATCGTATTTCATAGAAAATTAAAAAACCTCTCAAATGTGTGCCCACCGGAATTGAATACCGGAATCCGATTAATTACGGATTACACGCCTGAGAGGCTTTCCATTGTGTTTCAATTTGTGGGCAAAAGCAAAGATAATAAATGTTTTAAAATATAAAAAAACAAAAACCCGAATGTCGTTTAAACATTCCGGGTAATTCATTACATTCACCAATTGCAGGCCTGTCAAGTGGAATAAAGGTGAAATTGAAACCTGAAACAGTTTTATTTACACAACCATCTACTCTCCACCCCGGGCCGATATGTTATATCATGCTGAATATCAATTTAAAATGCTTTCAGCCAATACCAACAGCGCAGTCCGGTGATCAATCAATGATAATGCCAGGGAACTTCAATCTTCTCTTAATTTAGTATGCCTGTATTTGAATTTTAAACCTAATCATCCCGGTTTGTATAATAGTCGGGAGCATCTGAATCTTCTTCGGTATCAGTGTTTTTTGTGGATTTATCTTTTTTAAATGCTTCAGCAACCTTATCGTAATTCTCTCTCCATGCATCGGCTACAGTAGAGATGAAACTGCCGGCACTCTCTTTTATCACATCCCATTTATTGTCGGCAACATTTTCATACTCATCTAATTTGATTGAAAGGGTTTCCCTTATTTCTTTCAGTTTTTCTAACCGCTCCCGGTATTCTTCCTTTGCGTCATCAGCTATCTCTCCGGCTTTATCTTCAAGTTTTGAAATATAGTCGGCCAGATCGTTCAAAACTTTCTGTGTCTTTTCTTTGAATTCATCTTTCTTCATTATATGACTATGTTATAGTTTGACTTCTATTGATAAACATTCAGATGATTAGATTAGTTCATTGTTTTTATGGATAAAAGCGGAATAATGATGTCAGTATAAATACTAAACGAATCAAAATGTCTATCTTTGCAGATTGAGAAAACAGATAGTATATGTTGAATATTGTTATTTTTGGTGCTCCGGGATCGGGAAAAGGGACACAAAGTGCTAGACTTGTTGAGAAATACGGACTCAAACACGTTTCCACCGGAGAAATACTTAGGAGTGAGATCAGAGCAGGCTCGCAATTGGGACAATTGGCTGAGTCCTATATGTCGAAAGGAGAGCTGGTACCAGATGATGTAGTAATTGATATCTTAGAAGAACTTATTGAAAGGAACGGCAAAATTAAAGGCTTTATTTTCGATGGTTTTCCACGGACACTTACACAAGGCGAAGCATTAAGTAAAATGCTTATGAAACACGATGAAGATGTGAATGTTGTGATAAGCTTGGATGTGGAGGATGAGGAACTGATTGACAGATTGCTTAAAAGAGGGCAAATCTCAGGCAGGAAAGATGATAACCGAAAGACTATTGAATCGAGACTGAGGGTTTATTACAATCAGACATCTCCTTTAAAGGATTTTTATAAAGAACAAGGCATTTTGAGAGTGATCCGTGGAACAG
Protein-coding sequences here:
- a CDS encoding response regulator transcription factor, whose protein sequence is MGGIAMNAEAKLTRRETQVGKLLAWGACKKTVADRLYISVHTVENHVRNIFEKTECRSVNEFSAWYFCTHFGISMELSPLKNIVAVCLLIIYMSGDIMQSTDAFTRNRSRRSTNVTERLRSRNRRDELDLTFSDVL
- a CDS encoding virulence-associated E family protein → MSIIKLPEINAGALEFVDDRIQDIVDTINEAFVVRTSCLDPSKFSIESKDKSRYRYQPTMDTLYLYLKGIGKSISRTDLRIMLRDQNYFDQENPILNYFDKIRGTYKGESHIDKLCNHITPRSFDKEPDYYRERMNFLIRKWMVASVAQWKDGIPNAVALGFISMEEYIGKTFLTRFFLPESLEGYYVQPENDSRFSLSDVFTRYLIVCFDDLVGINKGTARIEEFKKYTRSQMILVQRRNDEFPTERNRVAVPMFTANRTAEMGGFLTQNHGTSRYGTIEVEKIDKRYSQRVKVDQMWAEALMLYENSEFDPFYSDEYIQELQEYNQRYLIQTDEEKYVKLYILPPDDEEDEEAEWLTASDIVHRLRKERKILSADRMRVTPQTVGKALSSLGFKKESKRGPKKNYPEYKYRVKFNF
- a CDS encoding DUF6633 family protein — encoded protein: MSDLKQQIFDRYPSWPAFLQDQSPEQLIVNYDFVNNFNDVYTTSDITLKLLTELYKLKKSYAGYEYLERWLNFLNDFLNINKGLQPGVIKQLSYILYAKYSHFRLSDMKLLFNYILDSRYGTFYGSIDTQRISSSFFGYNNERKEAFTKIEKEIEEQQKQSGRDTPSQLPDYNKHPSLMRYSPIEKIRELAKSKTI
- a CDS encoding exonuclease domain-containing protein — protein: MKYDFVAVDFENADSDQFACSVGIVAVKNNVAVEEVYHLIQPPGNRYGETQKIIHKIYPSHTENSPTFEEIWPEIEKYFSDQHLVMHNAPTDRSILHKTLSYYFIEIPDYTYSDTCFDLDCGKISLPILAKSYNIKFVNHHNALEDARATAQIWLKHINGITPDQQIIDKERDKPKKGLYADKKLDPDLYKKDLSKADKSSPFYDRKVVITGDFSDRIKMARKLKLMGADINSNITRKTHFVIIGDNPGPRKMETLNKLRFDGYSITTLSEDDLNRIFEGNLCKNNPVGQQSSSKYREK
- a CDS encoding sll1863 family stress response protein, whose protein sequence is MKKDEFKEKTQKVLNDLADYISKLEDKAGEIADDAKEEYRERLEKLKEIRETLSIKLDEYENVADNKWDVIKESAGSFISTVADAWRENYDKVAEAFKKDKSTKNTDTEEDSDAPDYYTNRDD
- a CDS encoding adenylate kinase — protein: MLNIVIFGAPGSGKGTQSARLVEKYGLKHVSTGEILRSEIRAGSQLGQLAESYMSKGELVPDDVVIDILEELIERNGKIKGFIFDGFPRTLTQGEALSKMLMKHDEDVNVVISLDVEDEELIDRLLKRGQISGRKDDNRKTIESRLRVYYNQTSPLKDFYKEQGILRVIRGTGTVDEIFNAIEDEIDQLVV
- a CDS encoding transcriptional regulator, which codes for MNDNRPYITINLKPILHDFMLHEFNSTEDGAILLTERHDIGRYINTMWSVSDKPVKEKEYMFPVKMIIPLKSNSAYILKYNFIHVTTWKHVQIINYIEAEFQRRIKDYFSIGYEKKFKQVDIINGFLQAYNIKNNQLNFDQVKKLDYRNRYRFRESIAKSIEASIIQ
- a CDS encoding S49 family peptidase, which gives rise to MKSNYLITTLLRGKWFIDHRVDIETSEIIDKILKRGFAGETSILSDNKPFSYSIISTNGAIPVAQDIPEGIPYDTTAVFLIEGIMLKQGSLSHYGTTEIAASIRKAVEHDRITSIVLRIDSGGGAIDSIAPLVDVIQLAREKGKPVVASCDLCASAAYFVATYCNEIHADNDISAEFGSIGVMMSFRDYHKYYEKEGIKEHRIYSNLSEHKNQPLELAIQGKYDMIKEEMLDPLAVRFQKAVTENMPGLDTKVEGILSGKTFYADAALKNGMIHAIGDLDFSIARARKLRESSLINKYTNS